GCCTACCGAGGCACCTTCCCGCAACGCAGAAAGTGGCGTAATCGTTGCTCAACCGCTCTGGGATTTGCTTATCGACGCGCCCGGTGTCGCGAACACCTCGCGCCAAGTGGTGGATGCCCGCTCCCATGACAGATTTGTTGGCGCGGTGAAGGAGCCTCGACCCGGATTGCGTTCAGGCCATATTCCCGGCTCGGTGAATGTTCCATTCACGGAAGTGTACAGATCAGACGGCACGTGGAAGTCACCCGAAGAGCTCGCCGAGCTCTTCCCGACGAGACCACGTAGCTTTCTCGTGCGGGTCAGGCGTCACCGCGTGTGTTAATGCGCTCGGTGCAACACTCGCAGGCAGGGAAGACGTAGTGGTGTATGAAGGATCGTGGTCGGAGTGGGGACGACCTAACTCTGGCTATCAGATCGAAACCGGGGAGGCGTAGATGAGTCTTCCCATGGTGACGCAGTTGAGATCACAGATCGAGTCGATTTTGCTGGTGCTTGACATCCCGGCTACGGCAGATACCATGGCCTCGGCGCTGGGAGTGGAACGTGTGGTCGTCGATAAGCAACTGCGCGAGATTGCTGCAGAGTTCGACGAGCGTGGCAGCGGAATTGAACTGCGCGAGACAGCCGAAGGCTGGCGACTGTACACCAGGACGGACAACGCAGAGGTCGTGGAGAAGTTTGTGCTGGATGGATCGCAAACGCGATTGTCCCGTGCTGCAATGGAAACTCTCGCGGTGGTGGCGTATCGCCAGCCGGTGACCCGAGCGCAAGTTGCCGGTGTGCGTGGCGTGAATGTGGATGGAGTGATGCGCACGCTGACTTTGCGTGGTTTGATCGCCGAAATTGACCCGGACGAGGCAACAGGCGCACACCGCTATGTGACAACCGAGCTGTTTCTTGAATTGTTGGGAATCGACTCTTTGGATCGGTTGCCAGATCTGGCCCCCTTGCTGCCGGAAGTCGATTCCATTGAAGATGCCTGGTAGCATCTGCAGGGTTAACAATC
The Corynebacterium breve genome window above contains:
- a CDS encoding rhodanese-like domain-containing protein; this encodes MFHSRKCTDQTARGSHPKSSPSSSRRDHVAFSCGSGVTACVNALGATLAGREDVVVYEGSWSEWGRPNSGYQIETGEA
- the scpB gene encoding SMC-Scp complex subunit ScpB gives rise to the protein MSLPMVTQLRSQIESILLVLDIPATADTMASALGVERVVVDKQLREIAAEFDERGSGIELRETAEGWRLYTRTDNAEVVEKFVLDGSQTRLSRAAMETLAVVAYRQPVTRAQVAGVRGVNVDGVMRTLTLRGLIAEIDPDEATGAHRYVTTELFLELLGIDSLDRLPDLAPLLPEVDSIEDAW